In the Mycolicibacter sp. MU0102 genome, one interval contains:
- a CDS encoding class I SAM-dependent methyltransferase: protein MTIDSEQVRTPTGRLSLAQVLETLATDGHLPLRFTAYDGSSAGPEDAPMGLDLLTPRGTTYLATAPGDLGMARAYISGDLGLHGVHPGDPYRLLKALADELHFKRPSPRVLANIVRSIGIEHLVPIAPPPQEALPRWRRIAEGLRHSKSRDAEAIHHHYDVSNTFYEWVLGPSMTYTCAVYPTPDATLEQAQENKYRLIFDKLRLSPGDVLLDVGCGWGGMVRYAARHGVRAIGATLSAEQAQWAQRAITDAGLSDRAEVRHCDYRDVGESGFDAVSSIGMTEHIGVANYPAYFGFLKSKLRPGGLLLNHCITRADNKSSVTAGDFIDRYVFPDGELAGSGRIISEIQDVGLEVLHTENLRTHYELTLRDWCANLVAHWDDAVAEVGLATAKVWGLYMAGSRLGFEHNGIQLHHALAVNGGGAIEGAVLPLRPWWRP, encoded by the coding sequence ATGACGATCGACAGCGAGCAGGTACGCACTCCGACCGGCAGATTGAGCCTGGCCCAGGTGCTGGAGACCCTGGCCACCGACGGACACCTGCCGCTGCGCTTTACCGCCTACGACGGCAGCAGCGCCGGCCCCGAGGACGCACCCATGGGCCTAGACCTGTTGACCCCGCGCGGCACCACGTATCTGGCCACCGCCCCGGGCGACCTGGGAATGGCCCGGGCCTACATCTCCGGTGACCTGGGGCTGCACGGCGTGCACCCAGGGGATCCCTATCGGCTGCTCAAGGCACTGGCCGACGAGCTGCACTTCAAACGCCCCTCGCCCAGAGTGCTGGCCAACATCGTGCGCTCGATCGGGATCGAACATCTGGTGCCGATCGCCCCGCCACCCCAAGAGGCACTGCCCCGGTGGCGACGTATCGCGGAAGGATTGCGACACAGCAAGTCTCGGGATGCCGAGGCGATCCATCACCACTACGACGTGTCCAACACCTTCTACGAGTGGGTGCTGGGGCCCTCGATGACCTACACCTGCGCGGTCTATCCGACCCCGGATGCGACGCTGGAGCAGGCCCAGGAGAACAAGTACCGGCTGATCTTCGACAAGCTGCGGTTGAGCCCCGGCGACGTGCTGCTCGACGTGGGCTGCGGCTGGGGCGGCATGGTGCGCTACGCGGCGCGGCACGGGGTGCGCGCCATCGGCGCGACGCTGTCGGCCGAGCAGGCCCAGTGGGCGCAGCGCGCGATCACCGACGCCGGCCTATCCGACCGAGCCGAGGTGCGGCACTGCGACTACCGCGACGTCGGCGAATCCGGATTCGACGCGGTTTCCTCGATCGGGATGACCGAACACATCGGCGTGGCCAACTACCCCGCCTACTTCGGATTCCTCAAGTCCAAGCTGCGCCCCGGCGGCCTGCTGCTCAACCACTGCATCACCCGGGCGGACAACAAATCCAGTGTGACCGCGGGCGATTTCATCGACCGCTATGTGTTCCCCGACGGGGAGCTGGCCGGATCCGGCCGGATCATCAGCGAGATCCAAGACGTCGGCCTCGAGGTACTGCACACCGAGAACCTGCGCACCCACTACGAGCTGACCCTGCGCGACTGGTGCGCCAACCTGGTGGCGCACTGGGACGACGCCGTGGCCGAGGTCGGGCTGGCCACTGCCAAGGTGTGGGGCCTATACATGGCTGGTTCCCGGCTGGGCTTCGAGCACAACGGTATTCAGCTTCATCACGCGCTGGCGGTCAACGGTGGCGGGGCCATAGAAGGCGCCGTCCTGCCGCTGCGGCCGTGGTGGCGGCCCTAA
- a CDS encoding FAD-dependent oxidoreductase, whose amino-acid sequence MGNRTEATTCAIVGGGPAGMVLGLLLARAGVQVTLLEKHADFLRDFRGDTVHPTTLRLLDELGLWERFATLAHSEIHQVSLDVAGRDVTVVDFGRLRRQPHPYVAMVPQWDLLNLLAESAQTEPTFTLRMQTEVTGLLHENGRVAGVRYRDAEGTGELRADLTVACDGRWSVARHEAGLHSREFPVNFDVWWFRLPNDRAAQPTLLPRLGPGRAAIMIPRDSYFQVAYLGRKGTDADKRARGIEGFRRDVVELIPEAADSVGALQSLDDVKHLDVRVNRLRHWSIDGLLCIGDAAHAMSPVGGVGINLAVQDAVAAATILAEPLRQGRVTARDLAAVQRRRELPTVVTQSVQRAAHRALNPILRGQNLSPPASVGKLFAMLPWLSAIPAYLVGVGVRPERAPAFARRQSS is encoded by the coding sequence ATGGGCAATAGGACCGAAGCAACCACCTGCGCGATTGTCGGTGGCGGACCGGCAGGCATGGTTCTCGGGTTGTTGCTGGCCCGGGCCGGTGTGCAGGTGACGCTGCTGGAGAAGCACGCCGACTTCCTGCGCGATTTCCGCGGCGACACCGTGCACCCCACCACCCTGCGACTCCTCGATGAACTCGGGCTTTGGGAGCGCTTCGCGACGCTGGCGCACAGCGAGATCCACCAGGTCAGCCTCGACGTGGCCGGGCGCGACGTCACGGTGGTCGACTTCGGCCGATTGCGCCGCCAGCCGCACCCCTACGTCGCGATGGTGCCGCAGTGGGACCTGCTCAACCTGCTCGCCGAGTCCGCGCAGACCGAGCCGACGTTCACCTTGCGAATGCAGACCGAGGTCACGGGGTTGCTGCACGAGAACGGTCGGGTGGCCGGAGTGCGCTACCGCGATGCCGAGGGCACCGGCGAACTGCGTGCCGATCTCACGGTGGCCTGCGACGGGCGCTGGTCGGTCGCGCGGCATGAGGCGGGCCTGCACTCGCGGGAGTTTCCGGTGAACTTCGATGTGTGGTGGTTCCGGCTACCGAACGACCGCGCCGCCCAGCCCACCCTGTTGCCCCGCCTCGGGCCGGGCCGGGCCGCCATCATGATTCCGCGCGACAGTTACTTTCAGGTCGCCTACCTGGGGCGCAAGGGCACCGACGCGGACAAGCGGGCGCGCGGTATCGAGGGATTCCGTCGCGACGTGGTCGAGCTCATTCCCGAGGCCGCGGATTCGGTGGGGGCGCTGCAGAGCCTGGACGACGTCAAACACCTTGACGTGCGGGTGAATCGGCTGCGGCACTGGAGCATTGATGGGCTGTTGTGCATAGGCGATGCCGCGCACGCCATGTCGCCGGTGGGTGGGGTCGGCATCAATTTGGCGGTGCAGGATGCGGTGGCCGCTGCGACCATCTTGGCCGAGCCGCTACGGCAAGGGCGGGTGACCGCCCGGGATCTGGCCGCCGTACAGCGACGTCGGGAGCTGCCCACCGTCGTGACCCAATCGGTGCAGCGGGCAGCGCACCGAGCGCTGAACCCCATCCTGCGCGGCCAGAACCTCAGCCCGCCGGCGAGCGTGGGAAAGCTGTTCGCGATGTTGCCTTGGCTCTCGGCGATTCCGGCTTACCTGGTCGGTGTGGGCGTGCGCCCGGAGCGGGCCCCGGCTTTCGCCCGCCGCCAGAGCAGCTAG
- a CDS encoding class I SAM-dependent methyltransferase: protein MTAKTLIKGTKTTTNGKLGLAEVLMLLAGGGQPPLKISAYDGSCVGPSDAELGVDLLNPRATAYLATSLGQLGIARAYVAGDLELRGVHPGNPYPVLNAMADLEFKHPSPRELANIVRSIGLKNLKPIPPPAEEAPPRWRRTAEGLRHSKARDADAIHHHYDVSNTFYEWVLGPSMTYSCAIYPNPGASLEEAQENKYRLIFEKLRLQSGDRLLDVGCGWGGMVRYAARRGVQALGVSLSTEQVEWARTAIADEGLTGLAEVRHCDYRDVREDGFDAISSIGVSEHIGVKNYRSYFGFLKSKLRTGGLLLNQCVTLPDNSIYRGDAFTDRYVFPDGEITGSGRVISDIQQTGLEVLHEEDFRHHYAMTLRQWNRNLVSHWDEAVAEVGLGRAKVWGLYMAASVLCFERNLFQLHQVLASNVDGDGDDDLPLRPWWQP from the coding sequence ATGACGGCCAAAACGCTCATCAAAGGCACGAAGACCACTACGAACGGCAAGCTCGGTTTGGCCGAGGTTCTGATGCTCCTGGCGGGCGGAGGTCAGCCACCGCTGAAGATCTCCGCCTACGACGGAAGCTGCGTCGGGCCCAGCGACGCGGAGCTGGGTGTCGATCTACTGAACCCGCGCGCCACCGCCTATCTGGCCACGTCACTCGGTCAGCTCGGGATCGCCCGCGCCTACGTCGCCGGCGACTTGGAGCTGCGCGGCGTGCATCCCGGCAATCCGTACCCGGTGCTCAACGCCATGGCGGATCTGGAGTTCAAGCACCCGTCGCCGCGCGAGTTGGCCAATATCGTCCGGTCCATCGGGCTGAAGAACCTGAAGCCGATCCCGCCGCCGGCGGAGGAAGCCCCACCCCGATGGCGTCGTACCGCGGAGGGACTGCGGCATTCCAAGGCTCGCGACGCCGACGCGATCCATCACCACTACGACGTCTCCAACACCTTCTACGAGTGGGTGCTCGGTCCGTCGATGACCTACAGCTGTGCGATCTACCCCAATCCCGGTGCGAGCCTGGAGGAAGCGCAGGAGAACAAGTACCGGTTGATCTTCGAAAAGCTGCGCCTGCAATCCGGCGACCGGCTGCTCGATGTGGGCTGCGGCTGGGGCGGCATGGTGCGCTACGCCGCCCGCCGCGGCGTGCAGGCGCTCGGGGTGAGCCTGTCGACCGAGCAGGTCGAGTGGGCACGTACGGCGATCGCCGACGAGGGACTCACGGGCCTGGCCGAGGTGCGGCACTGCGACTACCGCGATGTCCGCGAGGACGGGTTCGACGCCATTTCATCGATCGGGGTGAGCGAGCACATCGGGGTGAAGAACTACCGCTCCTACTTCGGCTTCCTCAAGTCGAAGTTGCGCACCGGCGGGCTGCTGCTCAATCAATGCGTGACGCTGCCGGACAACTCGATCTACCGCGGCGACGCCTTCACCGACCGCTACGTCTTCCCCGACGGCGAGATCACCGGCTCTGGCCGAGTGATCTCCGACATCCAGCAGACCGGGCTCGAAGTGCTGCACGAGGAGGACTTCCGCCACCACTACGCGATGACGCTGCGGCAGTGGAACCGCAACCTGGTGTCGCACTGGGACGAGGCCGTCGCCGAGGTCGGGCTGGGCCGGGCCAAGGTGTGGGGGCTGTACATGGCGGCCTCGGTGCTGTGCTTCGAACGCAACCTGTTCCAGTTGCATCAGGTGTTGGCCAGCAACGTCGACGGGGATGGCGACGACGACCTGCCGCTGCGGCCTTGGTGGCAGCCCTAG
- a CDS encoding DNA polymerase III subunits gamma/tau produces MALYRKYRPASFAEVVGQEHVTEPLCTALSAGRINHAYLFSGPRGCGKTSSARILARSLNCAQGPTPTPCGTCDSCVALAPNGPGSIDVVELDAASHGGVDDTRDLRDRAFYAPAQSRYRIFIIDEAHMVTTAGFNALLKIVEEPPDHLIFVFATTEPEKVLPTIRSRTHHYPFRLLAPRTMRELIGRICAQENVAVDDAVFPLVIRAGGGSPRDTLSVLDQLLAGSEKDETGTDHVHYQRALGLLGATDVALIDEAVDALAAGDAASLFGAVEAVVDAGHDPRRFAIDLLERFRDLIVLQAVPDAVAKGVVDAPEDMLERMYEQAARLGPATLARYAEVVHAGLGEMRGATAPRLLLEVVCARLLLPSAADTEAALLQRVERIEGRLDMSIPAAPARTGAAPAASAPAPAAAATQAAPAAAPGKQFTRRSARAAEPGSAPAPAPAPVPAATSTPEPVPAPAAPVPEPEPAAPPAPAPAPQPEPEPTAAPPAPAPAAAVTPGEPDAAAVRAMWTTVRDKVRQRSRTTEVMLAGATVRTVDGNTLVLSHESAPLARRLSEQRNADVIVEALKDALGVNWRVRCEAGGPAPDAGQSAAPAQVDVESARRADEEAMLAEALENTADASGAPPRRDPEEVALELLQNELGARRISGD; encoded by the coding sequence GTGGCGCTCTACCGCAAATACCGGCCGGCATCCTTCGCCGAAGTGGTGGGGCAGGAGCACGTCACCGAACCCCTGTGCACCGCGTTGTCGGCGGGCCGGATCAACCACGCCTACCTGTTCTCCGGACCTCGCGGCTGCGGCAAGACCTCGTCGGCGCGCATCCTGGCCCGGTCGCTGAACTGTGCGCAGGGGCCGACCCCGACACCCTGCGGAACGTGTGACTCGTGCGTGGCGTTGGCTCCCAACGGCCCGGGCAGCATCGACGTCGTCGAACTCGACGCGGCCAGCCACGGCGGCGTCGACGACACCCGTGATCTGCGAGACCGCGCCTTTTACGCGCCCGCCCAGTCGCGGTACCGGATTTTCATCATCGACGAAGCGCACATGGTGACCACGGCGGGTTTCAACGCGTTGCTCAAGATTGTCGAGGAGCCGCCCGACCACCTGATCTTCGTGTTCGCCACCACCGAGCCGGAGAAGGTACTGCCGACCATTCGGTCGCGCACCCACCACTACCCGTTTCGGCTGCTTGCGCCGCGCACCATGCGGGAGCTGATCGGCCGGATCTGCGCGCAGGAGAACGTCGCCGTCGACGACGCGGTGTTTCCCTTGGTGATCCGGGCCGGTGGCGGCTCGCCGCGTGACACCCTCTCGGTGCTCGACCAGCTGCTGGCCGGCTCGGAGAAGGACGAGACCGGCACTGACCATGTCCACTATCAACGGGCGCTGGGTCTGTTGGGGGCCACCGATGTCGCGCTGATCGACGAGGCGGTCGACGCCTTGGCCGCCGGGGACGCCGCCTCGCTGTTCGGAGCGGTGGAGGCGGTCGTTGACGCCGGCCACGACCCGCGCCGGTTCGCCATTGACCTGCTGGAGCGGTTCCGGGACCTGATCGTGCTGCAGGCGGTCCCCGACGCGGTCGCCAAGGGTGTCGTCGACGCGCCCGAGGACATGCTGGAACGCATGTACGAGCAGGCCGCTCGGCTGGGTCCGGCGACCCTGGCCCGCTATGCCGAGGTGGTGCACGCCGGTCTGGGCGAGATGCGCGGCGCGACTGCTCCCCGGTTGCTGCTGGAAGTGGTGTGCGCCCGGCTGCTGTTGCCGTCGGCCGCCGACACCGAAGCCGCACTGCTGCAACGGGTTGAGCGCATCGAGGGCCGACTGGACATGTCGATCCCGGCGGCACCCGCGCGGACCGGGGCCGCCCCCGCCGCCAGCGCGCCGGCCCCGGCCGCTGCCGCCACGCAAGCGGCACCCGCCGCAGCGCCCGGCAAGCAGTTCACCCGTCGCTCTGCCCGGGCCGCTGAGCCCGGATCTGCCCCCGCGCCCGCGCCTGCGCCGGTGCCCGCCGCCACCTCCACTCCCGAGCCGGTGCCGGCACCCGCCGCGCCGGTGCCCGAACCCGAACCCGCTGCCCCACCCGCGCCGGCCCCCGCGCCCCAGCCCGAACCGGAACCCACTGCGGCGCCGCCGGCGCCTGCGCCCGCTGCAGCGGTGACCCCGGGCGAGCCCGATGCCGCCGCCGTGCGCGCGATGTGGACCACGGTGCGCGACAAGGTTCGTCAGCGCAGCCGCACCACCGAGGTGATGCTCGCCGGCGCAACGGTGCGCACCGTGGACGGGAACACCCTGGTGCTCAGCCACGAGTCCGCCCCACTGGCCCGGCGGCTCTCCGAGCAGCGCAACGCCGACGTCATCGTCGAGGCGCTCAAGGATGCCCTCGGGGTGAACTGGCGGGTGCGCTGCGAGGCCGGCGGACCGGCTCCGGACGCGGGCCAGTCGGCGGCGCCCGCTCAGGTCGACGTGGAGTCGGCGCGCCGCGCCGACGAGGAGGCCATGCTGGCCGAGGCTTTGGAAAACACGGCGGACGCTTCCGGTGCCCCGCCTCGTCGCGATCCCGAAGAAGTGGCCCTGGAGTTGTTGCAGAACGAGCTGGGCGCCCGCCGGATCAGCGGCGACTGA
- a CDS encoding CHAP domain-containing protein has protein sequence MAGVWGRTVLAAAFVMLGPVPAAYALPGPPVEPKPVPASEVGPDGGELLPPRAAEQLDAFRHDAAEGALGNPVMYGDGQCYPLVQQYIQALGSWRNRDPSGNAFDLYEHFPTNGLGQYFDQVPFDGGLNAPRVGDVVVYGPGGYVSEHGHAGVVTAVRGSGSLLQYEVAEQNSSGRLFVTLNWRDVSPMWNTLGYLRPKA, from the coding sequence ATGGCGGGCGTTTGGGGCCGCACGGTGTTGGCGGCAGCTTTCGTGATGTTGGGCCCGGTACCGGCGGCGTACGCACTGCCGGGTCCGCCCGTCGAACCGAAGCCGGTGCCGGCGAGCGAGGTCGGGCCTGACGGCGGCGAATTATTGCCGCCGAGGGCCGCCGAACAACTCGACGCCTTCCGCCACGATGCCGCCGAGGGCGCACTGGGAAATCCGGTGATGTACGGCGATGGCCAGTGCTATCCGCTCGTGCAGCAATACATTCAGGCGCTGGGTTCATGGCGAAATAGAGACCCCAGCGGCAATGCCTTCGATCTCTACGAGCATTTCCCCACCAATGGTCTGGGCCAATACTTCGACCAGGTGCCGTTCGACGGCGGTCTGAACGCACCGCGGGTCGGGGACGTCGTAGTCTACGGCCCCGGTGGGTACGTCAGTGAACACGGGCATGCCGGGGTCGTGACGGCCGTGCGCGGCAGCGGCAGCCTGCTTCAGTACGAGGTCGCCGAACAGAACTCCAGCGGCCGGTTGTTCGTGACGCTGAACTGGCGTGACGTCAGCCCCATGTGGAACACACTGGGGTATCTGCGCCCGAAGGCGTAG
- a CDS encoding aminotransferase class I/II-fold pyridoxal phosphate-dependent enzyme encodes MSLHTLHRADLTAQYERYQRDYAELQAKKLSLDLTRGKPAPEQLDLANGLLALPGPDDYCGDDGTDTRNYGGLHGLPELRSIFGELLGIAVPNLIAGNNASLEFMHDVVVYSMLHGGVDSPRPWKDESQGVKFLCPVPGYDRHFAITETLGIEMIPVPMREDGPDVDLIEELVAADPAIKGMWTVPVFGNPTGITYSWETVRRLVQMKTAAPDFRLFWDNAYAVHTLTTEFPHQIDVLGLAAAAGNPNRPYVFASTSKITFAGAGVSFFGGSLGNIAWYLQYAGKRSIGPDKVNQLRHLRFFGDADGVRVHMRRHQEILAPKFELAAEILENRLGDSKIASWTDPKGGYFISLDVWPGTARRTVALAKDAGIAVTEAGASFPYRKDPEDKNIRIAPSFPSTEDLRNAVDGLATCALLAAAEHLLG; translated from the coding sequence GTGTCGCTGCATACCCTCCACCGTGCCGACCTGACCGCGCAATATGAGCGCTACCAGCGGGACTACGCCGAGCTGCAGGCCAAGAAGCTCTCACTGGACCTCACCCGCGGTAAGCCGGCGCCTGAGCAGCTCGACCTGGCCAACGGCCTGCTGGCCCTGCCTGGCCCGGATGACTACTGCGGCGACGACGGCACCGACACCCGCAACTACGGCGGCCTGCATGGTCTGCCCGAGCTGCGTTCCATCTTCGGGGAGCTGCTCGGCATCGCGGTGCCCAACCTGATCGCCGGCAACAACGCCAGCCTCGAGTTCATGCACGACGTCGTCGTCTACTCGATGCTGCACGGCGGCGTGGACTCGCCGCGGCCCTGGAAAGACGAGAGTCAGGGCGTTAAGTTCCTGTGCCCGGTGCCCGGCTATGACCGGCACTTCGCGATCACCGAGACCCTGGGCATCGAGATGATCCCGGTCCCGATGCGCGAGGACGGCCCAGACGTCGACCTGATCGAAGAACTCGTCGCCGCCGACCCGGCCATCAAGGGCATGTGGACGGTGCCGGTGTTCGGCAACCCGACCGGCATCACCTACTCCTGGGAGACCGTGCGCCGGCTGGTGCAGATGAAGACCGCCGCGCCCGACTTCCGGCTGTTCTGGGACAACGCCTACGCGGTGCACACCCTGACCACCGAGTTCCCCCACCAGATCGATGTGCTGGGGCTGGCCGCGGCCGCCGGAAACCCGAACCGGCCGTACGTGTTCGCCTCCACCTCGAAGATCACCTTCGCCGGTGCCGGCGTCAGCTTCTTCGGTGGCTCGCTGGGCAACATCGCCTGGTACCTGCAGTACGCCGGGAAGCGCTCGATCGGCCCGGACAAGGTCAACCAGCTGCGTCACCTGCGGTTCTTCGGCGACGCTGACGGCGTGCGGGTGCACATGCGCCGCCACCAAGAGATCCTGGCGCCCAAGTTCGAGTTAGCCGCCGAGATCCTGGAGAACCGGCTCGGTGACTCCAAGATCGCGTCGTGGACCGACCCCAAGGGCGGCTACTTCATCAGCCTGGATGTCTGGCCGGGCACCGCCCGGCGCACCGTGGCGCTGGCCAAGGATGCCGGCATCGCGGTCACCGAAGCCGGTGCGTCGTTCCCATACCGCAAAGACCCCGAGGACAAGAACATCCGGATCGCCCCGTCGTTCCCGTCCACCGAGGACCTGCGCAATGCCGTCGACGGTCTGGCCACCTGTGCGCTGCTGGCCGCCGCCGAGCACCTGCTGGGCTGA
- a CDS encoding DUF4226 domain-containing protein has translation MAENLGAFADAARAREEELANRLATSVAADKELQTVLQQAVRNAVSSRQRLDAIEAEIRESAATWPGLDTPAGSRQFQRFLTAKTREIHRVVSDAAADSRHRAQLAQTLTNHYKLGSGEDGQDPHIRLVDNTIPADSQQPRDPTIAGVGSPPMPEKQDGSPYDLGATIPGTGIVITGDPESGHPRLHTPGKPAIDNPFPVDEGFRALPTGTAVGPDGQQYAFYSVRPYGLGTSPDNYIAPESRVQNLADPATDLGPLLGTPLGSDTKVGISQASGVYDPASGTMMIVGNVGQDGQRALWQSAPVAAGDPPNAWMNSLHEVGTFNNLGPADRENQIVSLPQGGYLLTSASDDGQVVGVAAGSPQGLLQAPSQDLTGPGFIPSPGNEPAVPYGPSIVNIETLPNGQEQVTMRVSTWPRPEGWPSGPDAPPPPYHPRTYTTTFNVNP, from the coding sequence ATGGCCGAGAACCTCGGTGCCTTCGCGGATGCGGCGCGCGCGCGTGAAGAGGAACTCGCGAACCGGCTGGCCACATCGGTAGCAGCGGACAAAGAGCTCCAGACGGTCCTGCAGCAGGCCGTCCGCAACGCAGTGAGTTCACGGCAACGCCTCGACGCCATCGAGGCCGAGATCCGCGAGTCGGCCGCCACCTGGCCAGGACTGGACACCCCCGCCGGTTCCCGCCAGTTCCAGCGGTTCCTCACCGCCAAGACCCGCGAGATCCACCGGGTGGTCTCCGACGCCGCCGCCGACAGCCGGCACCGGGCGCAGCTGGCGCAGACCCTGACCAACCATTACAAGTTGGGCAGCGGTGAGGACGGCCAGGACCCCCATATCCGGCTGGTGGACAACACGATTCCAGCTGATAGCCAGCAGCCCCGCGATCCCACCATCGCCGGCGTGGGCAGCCCGCCCATGCCGGAGAAGCAGGACGGTTCGCCGTATGACCTGGGCGCGACAATCCCGGGCACCGGCATCGTCATCACCGGCGACCCGGAGAGCGGCCACCCCCGCCTGCACACCCCCGGCAAGCCCGCCATCGATAATCCGTTCCCCGTCGACGAGGGCTTTCGGGCATTGCCGACCGGGACCGCCGTCGGCCCCGACGGCCAGCAATACGCCTTTTACAGTGTGCGGCCCTACGGGCTCGGCACCTCACCGGACAACTACATCGCGCCCGAATCGCGGGTCCAGAATCTGGCCGATCCGGCAACGGATTTGGGGCCGCTGCTGGGCACCCCGCTCGGCTCGGACACCAAGGTGGGCATCTCCCAGGCCAGCGGCGTCTACGACCCGGCATCGGGAACCATGATGATCGTCGGCAACGTCGGACAGGACGGTCAGCGCGCCCTGTGGCAGTCGGCCCCGGTCGCCGCCGGTGACCCGCCGAATGCCTGGATGAACAGCCTGCACGAGGTCGGCACCTTCAACAATCTCGGTCCGGCCGATCGGGAGAATCAGATTGTGTCGCTGCCCCAGGGCGGGTATCTGTTGACCAGCGCCAGCGACGATGGCCAGGTCGTGGGCGTGGCCGCGGGCAGCCCGCAGGGACTGCTGCAAGCTCCCTCGCAGGATCTCACCGGCCCCGGATTCATCCCGAGCCCCGGTAATGAGCCGGCCGTCCCCTACGGGCCGAGCATCGTCAACATCGAGACGCTTCCCAACGGGCAAGAGCAGGTCACGATGCGGGTCAGCACGTGGCCCAGGCCTGAGGGCTGGCCGAGTGGGCCAGATGCCCCGCCACCGCCCTATCACCCACGGACCTACACCACCACGTTCAACGTCAACCCGTAG
- a CDS encoding DUF5078 domain-containing protein: MRTHRSILRGIVVTAAAAGAAVAAVLLPATASADATDDFPIPRRVIRTDCSAEQMLAASRDLSPIYYERYMIDMHNKPVQVQQATIDKMHWFFSLNPDQRRAYSEELATNFADPLTVSWPNHAKIFFNNKGVVAKSTEACSQYPRDDMSVWDWAPKP; this comes from the coding sequence ATGCGTACGCACCGCTCGATTCTGCGGGGCATCGTCGTGACCGCTGCCGCCGCCGGCGCAGCCGTGGCCGCGGTGCTGTTGCCCGCCACCGCCTCCGCCGACGCGACCGACGACTTCCCGATCCCGCGTCGCGTGATTCGCACCGACTGCAGTGCCGAGCAGATGCTGGCCGCCAGCCGCGACCTGTCGCCGATCTACTACGAGCGCTACATGATCGACATGCACAACAAGCCGGTCCAGGTCCAGCAGGCCACCATCGACAAGATGCACTGGTTCTTCTCGCTGAACCCCGATCAGCGCCGGGCCTACTCCGAGGAGTTGGCGACCAACTTCGCCGACCCGCTGACGGTGTCGTGGCCCAACCACGCCAAGATCTTCTTCAACAACAAGGGCGTCGTCGCCAAGTCGACCGAGGCCTGCAGTCAGTACCCGCGCGACGACATGTCGGTGTGGGACTGGGCCCCCAAGCCGTAA